The following coding sequences are from one Motacilla alba alba isolate MOTALB_02 chromosome 4, Motacilla_alba_V1.0_pri, whole genome shotgun sequence window:
- the TRMT10A gene encoding tRNA methyltransferase 10 homolog A: MKYPACAEKQVRKPSLKLMSSETPTDSPEVPMENTPFPEVPDVEGKAKSNDNPVERLEAGSGKEECLESMSKRQRKKLLKQKQWEEQKDLRRQKRKEKRQKRKLERQSKLDSSSEGNDRKCMRREVVPSTLRLVVDCSFDDLMVLKDVKKLHKQIQRCYAENRKAFHPVQFYLTSHGGQLKTNMNENDKGWVNWKDIQIRTEHYTELIKKEDLVYLTSDSPDVLRELDEKKAYVIGGLVDHNHHKGITYRKAVEQGIGHAQLPLGNFVKMNSRKVLAVNHVFEIILAYLEKRDWKEAFFSVLPQRKGAVPLGETNDSSKHALSGKEDEDNDSDSN, translated from the exons atgaaatatcCAGCATGCGCTGAGAAACAAGTCAGAAAACCCAGCCTAAAGCTAATGTCGTCTGAAACACCCACAGACAGTCCAGAGGTGCCAATGGAAAATACCCCGTTCCCTGAAGTTCCTGATGTGGAAGGAAAGGCGAAGTCAAATGACAATCCAGTAGAGAGATTGGAGGCAGGCTCAGGCAAGGAAGAATGCCTTGAATCCATGTCCAAGAGGCAAAGGAAGAAGCTGTTGAAGCAGAAGCAGTGGGAAGAACAGAAAGATCTACGGAG GCAGAAACGAAAAGAAAAACGCCAGAAGAGAAAACTAGAACGTCAGTCAAAATTGGATTCCAGTAGTGAGGGGAATGACAGAAAGTGCATGCGCAGGGAAGTTGTTCCTAGCACACTTCGCCTTGTCGTGGACTGCAGCTTTGATGACCTGATGGTGTTAAAG GATGTGAAGAAGCTTCACAAGCAGATTCAGAGATGTTACGCAGAAAACCGCAAGGCATTTCATCCTGTGCAG TTTTACTTGACCAGCCATGGGGGACAGTTGAAGACCAACATGAACGAAAATGACAAAGGATGGGTGAATTGGAAG GATATCCAAATTAGGACAGAGCACTATACTGAGCTAATAAAGAAAGAAGACCTAGTATATCTTACCTCAGATTCCCCAGATGTTCTCAGAGAGCTTGATGAGAAGAAAGCCTATGTGATTGGAGGACTGGTGGATCACAATCACCACAAG GGAATTACTTACAGAAAAGCTGTAGAGCAGGGAATTGGTCACGCCCAGCTACCACTTGGAAACTTTGTTAAAATGAACAGTCGGAAAGTGTTAGCTGTCAATCATG TGTTTGAGATCATCCTTGCATACCTGGAGAAGAGAGACTGGAAGGAGGCCTTTTTCAGTGTCCTGCCACAGAGGAAAGGGGCTGTTCCTTTGGGAGAAACCAATGATTCATCCAAACATGCTCTGTCTGGAAAAGAAGATGAAGACAATGACTCGGACAGCAACTAG